Proteins encoded by one window of Brienomyrus brachyistius isolate T26 chromosome 1, BBRACH_0.4, whole genome shotgun sequence:
- the mmadhcb gene encoding metabolism of cobalamin associated Db isoform X2, producing the protein MASVLCSRARLVSYLPELQVLVRRLTVSRAFSSSGSDEAHTPVTSPDMGPGTVWPDEDMGPFGPQDQRFQLPGNVGFDYHLQGRVPPHRAVPDVLSAPTSSERHAIALAQFVSEFQGNRAPTSPQSISKMEEYFETSAVECAVQPCPELLRRDFESMFPEAPSSSLTVVTVTQKTQNDMTAWSEEVDREREELLDKFVSGAKEICFALHTAGFWADFIDPSSGLAYFGLYTNNTLFETDERYRHLGFQIEDLGCCKVIRHSLWGTRVFVGTVFTSAPPDSAIIRRLQGC; encoded by the exons ATGGCCAGT GTGCTATGCAGTCGGGCCAGACTGGTGTCCTACCTGCCTGAGCTTCAGGTCCTCGTTCGTAGGCTGACGGTCTCCAGGGCATTCTCCTCCTCGGGCTCTGATGAGGCACATACTCCAGTCACATCCCCCGACATGG GGCCTGGGACAGTATGGCCGGATGAGGACATGGGTCCTTTCGGTCCGCAGGACCAGCGCTTCCAGCTGCCGGGCAACGTGGGTTTTGATTACCATCTGCAGGGTAGGGTCCCGCCCCATAGGGCCGTGCCGGACGTGCTGTCTGCTCCCACCAGCAGCGAAAGGCATGCGATTGCACTGGCTCAGTTTGTCAGCGAGTTCCAG GGAAACAGGGCCCCCACCTCACCCCAGAGCATCAGCAAAATGGAGGAGTATTTCGAAACCTCTGCTGTGGAGTGTGCTGTGCAGCCCTGCCCTGAGCTCCTGAGGAGAG ATTTTGAGTCCATGTTTCCTGAGGCCCCATCTAGCAGTTTGACCGTCGTCACAGTGACTCAGAAAACTCAGAATGACATGACGGCGTGGTCTGAGGAGGTGGACCGGGAGAGGGAGGAGCTTTTGGATAAG TTTGTTAGTGGCGCCAAAGAGATCTGCTTTGCGCTCCACACTGCGGGGTTCTGGGCCGACTTTATAGACCCCAGCTCCGGACTGGCG TACTTTGGCTTGTACACAAACAACACGCTGTTTGAGACCGACGAGCGTTATCGCCACCTGGGCTTCCAGATCGAGGACCTGGGCTGCTGCAAGGTTATTCGGCACAGCCTGTGGGGGACACGCGTCTTTGTGGGCACCGTGTTCACCAGCGCCCCCCCCGACAGTGCCATCATCAGGAGGCTGCAGGGCTGCTAG
- the mmadhcb gene encoding metabolism of cobalamin associated Db isoform X1, whose translation MDTFARKVDSSTEGPSRMASVLCSRARLVSYLPELQVLVRRLTVSRAFSSSGSDEAHTPVTSPDMGPGTVWPDEDMGPFGPQDQRFQLPGNVGFDYHLQGRVPPHRAVPDVLSAPTSSERHAIALAQFVSEFQGNRAPTSPQSISKMEEYFETSAVECAVQPCPELLRRDFESMFPEAPSSSLTVVTVTQKTQNDMTAWSEEVDREREELLDKFVSGAKEICFALHTAGFWADFIDPSSGLAYFGLYTNNTLFETDERYRHLGFQIEDLGCCKVIRHSLWGTRVFVGTVFTSAPPDSAIIRRLQGC comes from the exons ATGGATACATTTGCGCGAA AGGTGGACAGCAGTACAGAGGGACCCAGCAGGATGGCCAGT GTGCTATGCAGTCGGGCCAGACTGGTGTCCTACCTGCCTGAGCTTCAGGTCCTCGTTCGTAGGCTGACGGTCTCCAGGGCATTCTCCTCCTCGGGCTCTGATGAGGCACATACTCCAGTCACATCCCCCGACATGG GGCCTGGGACAGTATGGCCGGATGAGGACATGGGTCCTTTCGGTCCGCAGGACCAGCGCTTCCAGCTGCCGGGCAACGTGGGTTTTGATTACCATCTGCAGGGTAGGGTCCCGCCCCATAGGGCCGTGCCGGACGTGCTGTCTGCTCCCACCAGCAGCGAAAGGCATGCGATTGCACTGGCTCAGTTTGTCAGCGAGTTCCAG GGAAACAGGGCCCCCACCTCACCCCAGAGCATCAGCAAAATGGAGGAGTATTTCGAAACCTCTGCTGTGGAGTGTGCTGTGCAGCCCTGCCCTGAGCTCCTGAGGAGAG ATTTTGAGTCCATGTTTCCTGAGGCCCCATCTAGCAGTTTGACCGTCGTCACAGTGACTCAGAAAACTCAGAATGACATGACGGCGTGGTCTGAGGAGGTGGACCGGGAGAGGGAGGAGCTTTTGGATAAG TTTGTTAGTGGCGCCAAAGAGATCTGCTTTGCGCTCCACACTGCGGGGTTCTGGGCCGACTTTATAGACCCCAGCTCCGGACTGGCG TACTTTGGCTTGTACACAAACAACACGCTGTTTGAGACCGACGAGCGTTATCGCCACCTGGGCTTCCAGATCGAGGACCTGGGCTGCTGCAAGGTTATTCGGCACAGCCTGTGGGGGACACGCGTCTTTGTGGGCACCGTGTTCACCAGCGCCCCCCCCGACAGTGCCATCATCAGGAGGCTGCAGGGCTGCTAG